The Myotis daubentonii chromosome 9, mMyoDau2.1, whole genome shotgun sequence genome has a segment encoding these proteins:
- the LGALS12 gene encoding galectin-12 isoform X1 has translation MSPAEKLDPLPDTFILQPPVFHPVVPYVTTIFGGLRAGKMVVLQGAVPLEARRFQVDFQCGCSLHPPPDIAIHFNPRFHTTQPHAICNTLQAGRWQAEARWPRLALRRGASFRILFLFGHEDMKVSVNGRHFLHYRYRLPLSRVDTLGIFGDILVKAVGFLNINPFPEGGSEYPVGHSLPFTERTPPDLRVPLLSLTALSAGEPQAGGALLTPPSPGSLAGTGHRAAGAGLAGAQGLHAEPGGRGRACARGSQGLLRGQDAGVGVALGAEAADLGPFPLLPPAVLRGAAAVPGGRAEAGAQRAGPGRHQPGPAGPGAAAGAAGQRHRPALLCAPLRRARDEEGPPRRPRALPPLEVPTCRRHARPSSLPGFAGAGPPAEGRQRGGRASPGLGLPPPGAGGLPPPSFRAWRGGRLCSRTKGQSPGSGM, from the exons ATGTCACCGGCAGAAAAACTGGACCCGCTTCCTGACACCTTCATCCTGCAGCCGCCCGTCTTCCACCCG GTGGTTCCTTACGTCACAACCATTTTCGGTGGCTTACGCGCCGGCAAGATGGTCGTGCTGCAGGGCGCGGTCCCGCTAGAGGCACGCAG GTTCCAAGTGGACTTCCAGTGCGGCTGCAGCCTGCACCCCCCGCCCGACATCGCCATCCACTTCAACCCTCGCTTCCACACCACCCAGCCGCACGCCATCTGCAACACCCTGCAGGCCGGGCGCTGGCAGGCCGAGGCCCGGTGGCCCCGCCTGGCCCTGCGCCGGGGAGCCAGCTTCCGCATCCTCTTCCTCTTTGGACACGAGGACATGAAG GTGAGCGTGAACGGCCGGCACTTCCTCCACTACCGCTACCGGCTCCCGCTGTCCCGCGTGGACACCCTGGGCATATTCGGGGACATCCTGGTGAAGGCTGTTGGATTCCTGAACATCAAC CCGTTTCCAGAGGGCGGCAGCGAGTATCCAGTTGGACAC AGTCTCCCTTTCACTGAGCGAACCCCGCCTGACCTCCGCGTCCCTCTTCTTTCCTTGACAGCCCTTTCTGCTGGGGAGCCCCAGGCTG GAGGTGCCCTGCTCACGCCCCCTTCCCCGGGGTCTCTGGCCGGGACAGGTCATCGTGCTGCGGGGGCTGGTCTTGCCGGAGCCCAAGGA CTTCACGCTGAGCCTGGTGGACGAGGCCGCGCGTGTGCCCGTGGCTCTCAGGGCCTCCTTCGCGGACAGGACGCTGGCGTGGGTGTCGCCCTGGGGGCGGAAGCAGCTGATCTTGGCCCCTTTCCTCTTCTACCCCCAGCGGTTCTTCGAG gtgctgctgctgtgcCAGGAGGGAGGGCTGAAGCTGGCGCTCAACGGGCAGGGCCTGGGCGCCACCAGCCTGGGCCGGCAGGTCCTGGAGCGGCTGCGGGAGCTGCGGGTCAGCGGCACCGTCCAGCTCTACTGTGTGCACCACTGAGGAGGGCCCGGGACGAGGAGGGCCCGCCACGCCGGCCCCGCGCTCTGCCACCCCTCGAAGTGCCTACCTGTCGCCGCCATGCCAGGCCCAGCTCACTTCCAGGGTTCGCAGGGGCTGGGCCCCCCGCAGAGGGCAGGCAGCGGGGTGGGAGGGCGTCTCCaggtctgggcctccctcccccaggagctgggggttTGCCTCCGCCTTCCTTCAGGGCTTGGAGAGGAGGCAGGTTGTGTAGCCGAACAAAGGGACAGAGTCCTGGCTCAGGGATGTGA
- the LGALS12 gene encoding galectin-12 isoform X2 — protein MVVLQGAVPLEARRFQVDFQCGCSLHPPPDIAIHFNPRFHTTQPHAICNTLQAGRWQAEARWPRLALRRGASFRILFLFGHEDMKVSVNGRHFLHYRYRLPLSRVDTLGIFGDILVKAVGFLNINPFPEGGSEYPVGHSLPFTERTPPDLRVPLLSLTALSAGEPQAGGALLTPPSPGSLAGTGHRAAGAGLAGAQGLHAEPGGRGRACARGSQGLLRGQDAGVGVALGAEAADLGPFPLLPPAVLRGAAAVPGGRAEAGAQRAGPGRHQPGPAGPGAAAGAAGQRHRPALLCAPLRRARDEEGPPRRPRALPPLEVPTCRRHARPSSLPGFAGAGPPAEGRQRGGRASPGLGLPPPGAGGLPPPSFRAWRGGRLCSRTKGQSPGSGM, from the exons ATGGTCGTGCTGCAGGGCGCGGTCCCGCTAGAGGCACGCAG GTTCCAAGTGGACTTCCAGTGCGGCTGCAGCCTGCACCCCCCGCCCGACATCGCCATCCACTTCAACCCTCGCTTCCACACCACCCAGCCGCACGCCATCTGCAACACCCTGCAGGCCGGGCGCTGGCAGGCCGAGGCCCGGTGGCCCCGCCTGGCCCTGCGCCGGGGAGCCAGCTTCCGCATCCTCTTCCTCTTTGGACACGAGGACATGAAG GTGAGCGTGAACGGCCGGCACTTCCTCCACTACCGCTACCGGCTCCCGCTGTCCCGCGTGGACACCCTGGGCATATTCGGGGACATCCTGGTGAAGGCTGTTGGATTCCTGAACATCAAC CCGTTTCCAGAGGGCGGCAGCGAGTATCCAGTTGGACAC AGTCTCCCTTTCACTGAGCGAACCCCGCCTGACCTCCGCGTCCCTCTTCTTTCCTTGACAGCCCTTTCTGCTGGGGAGCCCCAGGCTG GAGGTGCCCTGCTCACGCCCCCTTCCCCGGGGTCTCTGGCCGGGACAGGTCATCGTGCTGCGGGGGCTGGTCTTGCCGGAGCCCAAGGA CTTCACGCTGAGCCTGGTGGACGAGGCCGCGCGTGTGCCCGTGGCTCTCAGGGCCTCCTTCGCGGACAGGACGCTGGCGTGGGTGTCGCCCTGGGGGCGGAAGCAGCTGATCTTGGCCCCTTTCCTCTTCTACCCCCAGCGGTTCTTCGAG gtgctgctgctgtgcCAGGAGGGAGGGCTGAAGCTGGCGCTCAACGGGCAGGGCCTGGGCGCCACCAGCCTGGGCCGGCAGGTCCTGGAGCGGCTGCGGGAGCTGCGGGTCAGCGGCACCGTCCAGCTCTACTGTGTGCACCACTGAGGAGGGCCCGGGACGAGGAGGGCCCGCCACGCCGGCCCCGCGCTCTGCCACCCCTCGAAGTGCCTACCTGTCGCCGCCATGCCAGGCCCAGCTCACTTCCAGGGTTCGCAGGGGCTGGGCCCCCCGCAGAGGGCAGGCAGCGGGGTGGGAGGGCGTCTCCaggtctgggcctccctcccccaggagctgggggttTGCCTCCGCCTTCCTTCAGGGCTTGGAGAGGAGGCAGGTTGTGTAGCCGAACAAAGGGACAGAGTCCTGGCTCAGGGATGTGA
- the LGALS12 gene encoding galectin-12 isoform X3: MSPAEKLDPLPDTFILQPPVFHPVVPYVTTIFGGLRAGKMVVLQGAVPLEARRFQVDFQCGCSLHPPPDIAIHFNPRFHTTQPHAICNTLQAGRWQAEARWPRLALRRGASFRILFLFGHEDMKVSVNGRHFLHYRYRLPLSRVDTLGIFGDILVKAVGFLNINPFPEGGSEYPVGHPFLLGSPRLEVPCSRPLPRGLWPGQVIVLRGLVLPEPKDFTLSLVDEAARVPVALRASFADRTLAWVSPWGRKQLILAPFLFYPQRFFEVLLLCQEGGLKLALNGQGLGATSLGRQVLERLRELRVSGTVQLYCVHH, translated from the exons ATGTCACCGGCAGAAAAACTGGACCCGCTTCCTGACACCTTCATCCTGCAGCCGCCCGTCTTCCACCCG GTGGTTCCTTACGTCACAACCATTTTCGGTGGCTTACGCGCCGGCAAGATGGTCGTGCTGCAGGGCGCGGTCCCGCTAGAGGCACGCAG GTTCCAAGTGGACTTCCAGTGCGGCTGCAGCCTGCACCCCCCGCCCGACATCGCCATCCACTTCAACCCTCGCTTCCACACCACCCAGCCGCACGCCATCTGCAACACCCTGCAGGCCGGGCGCTGGCAGGCCGAGGCCCGGTGGCCCCGCCTGGCCCTGCGCCGGGGAGCCAGCTTCCGCATCCTCTTCCTCTTTGGACACGAGGACATGAAG GTGAGCGTGAACGGCCGGCACTTCCTCCACTACCGCTACCGGCTCCCGCTGTCCCGCGTGGACACCCTGGGCATATTCGGGGACATCCTGGTGAAGGCTGTTGGATTCCTGAACATCAAC CCGTTTCCAGAGGGCGGCAGCGAGTATCCAGTTGGACAC CCCTTTCTGCTGGGGAGCCCCAGGCTG GAGGTGCCCTGCTCACGCCCCCTTCCCCGGGGTCTCTGGCCGGGACAGGTCATCGTGCTGCGGGGGCTGGTCTTGCCGGAGCCCAAGGA CTTCACGCTGAGCCTGGTGGACGAGGCCGCGCGTGTGCCCGTGGCTCTCAGGGCCTCCTTCGCGGACAGGACGCTGGCGTGGGTGTCGCCCTGGGGGCGGAAGCAGCTGATCTTGGCCCCTTTCCTCTTCTACCCCCAGCGGTTCTTCGAG gtgctgctgctgtgcCAGGAGGGAGGGCTGAAGCTGGCGCTCAACGGGCAGGGCCTGGGCGCCACCAGCCTGGGCCGGCAGGTCCTGGAGCGGCTGCGGGAGCTGCGGGTCAGCGGCACCGTCCAGCTCTACTGTGTGCACCACTGA
- the PLAAT5 gene encoding phospholipase A and acyltransferase 5 yields the protein MGRLRWPSERRVREEHLHRDSPSSPGMQYSSARGDLRPRPPGTGCLLPSARPEDPPRHSFGMGLSPDAGRKGPFCPSRFPRFGPKPTSRTAEESMGFQVLVQLSPKQGPLEPGEKPGVTSEPSPRQRRTESSLSLKSESASQVAKQAAEGNPRPRPGDLIEIFRIGYEHWAICVEDDRVVHLAPPSEEFVAGSITSIFSNRAVVKCSRLEDVLHGCSWKVNNKLDGTYLPLPVDKILQRARTMVNKIVQYSLIDGNCEHFVNDLRYGVPRSQQVEQALMQGAKAAGAMLSAVVESIRPKAVTAGSDSGHHAEEEPGRQQRERPPFAPLVSLLSGPV from the exons ATGGGGAGGCTCCGCTGGCCTTCGGAAAGGCGGGTGCGGGAGGAGCATCTGCACCGGGACTCCCCGTCCTCGCCTGGGATGCAGTATTC TTCTGCCCGCGGGGACCTGCGGCCACGCCCACCGGGAAcgggctgcctcctcccctctgcgAGGCCTGAGGACCCCCCACGCCACAGCTTCGGGATGGGCCTGAGCCCGGATGCGGGGAGGAAGGGCCCGTTCTGTCCCTCCAGGTTCCCCAGGTTCGGGCCCAAACCGACCTCAAGAACAGCAG aaGAATCCATGGGATTTCAAGTGCTGGTCCAGCTCTCGCCCAAGCAGGGCCCGTTGGAGCCGGG GGAGAAGCCGGGAGTTACCTCGGAGCCCTCGCCCAGGCAGAGGAGAACAGAGTCGAGCTTGTCCCTGAAGTCGGAGAGCGCCAGCCAGGTGGCGAAGCAAGCAGCCGAG GGCAACCCGAGACCGAGACCCGGGGACCTGATCGAGATTTTCCGGATCGGCTATGAGCACTGGGCCATCTGCGTGGAGGACGACCGCGTGGTCCACCTGGCGCCCCCGA GTGAGGAATTCGTGGCCGGCAGCATCACCTCCATCTTCAGCAACCGGGCCGTGGTCAAGTGCAGCCGGCTGGAGGACGTGCTGCACGGCTGCTCCTGGAAGGTCAACAACAAGCTGGACGGGACGTACCTGCCCCTGCCCGTGGACAAGATCCTCCAGCGCGCGAGGACCATGGTCAACAAGATAGTGCAGTACAGCCTGATCGACGGGAACTGCGAGCACTTCGTCAACGACCTCAGATACGGCgtgcccaggagccagcag GTGGAGCAGGCCCTGATGCAAGGGGCGAAGGCGGCGGGAGCCATGCTCTCGGCCGTGGTGGAGAGCATACGGCCCAAGGCAGTCACCGCCGGCAGCGACTCCGGACACCACGCAGAGGAAGAGCCGGGACGGCAGCAAAGAGAACGTCCTCCCtttgctcccctggtctccctgCTCAGCGGCCCCGTGTAA